Proteins from a genomic interval of Clostridium cochlearium:
- the aroQ gene encoding type II 3-dehydroquinate dehydratase: MNKLSILVINGPNLNLLGTRETNIYGAITLEDMNSIITENFDENLVKIDFYQSNIEGEIVSKIGNSPKKYNGIVINPAAYSHYSIAILDAIRSIDIPVIEVHISNIYKREEYRKKSVTGEGCIGVISGFGYYGYIMAINYLLKNIK; encoded by the coding sequence TTGAATAAATTAAGTATATTAGTAATAAATGGACCTAACTTAAATTTACTTGGAACTAGAGAAACAAATATATATGGGGCTATTACATTGGAAGATATGAACTCAATTATAACAGAAAATTTTGATGAGAACTTAGTTAAGATAGATTTTTATCAGAGCAATATAGAGGGAGAAATAGTTTCTAAAATAGGTAATTCTCCAAAAAAGTATAACGGAATAGTGATAAATCCTGCAGCGTATTCACATTACAGTATAGCTATATTAGATGCCATAAGGAGCATTGATATACCTGTAATAGAAGTACACATTTCTAATATCTATAAAAGAGAAGAATATAGAAAAAAAAGTGTTACAGGGGAAGGCTGTATCGGTGTCATTAGTGGATTTGGATACTATGGTTATATTATGGCTATTAACTACCTTTTAAAAAATATAAAGTAG
- a CDS encoding shikimate kinase gives MPAAGKSTIGKELSKIVKYDFIDTDCEIERKEKKSIKNIFKEKGEGYFRKLEKDLLKDIIKSDKKVVATGGGLPIYSSNMDILNKEGITIFLDVPFEELLRRNKKNNKRPLLDKENKYDRLKEIYNSRIHIYNKCKIKVENYNISVYELCIKILKEVNNF, from the coding sequence ATGCCAGCAGCAGGAAAGTCTACCATAGGAAAAGAGCTTAGTAAAATAGTAAAATATGATTTTATAGACACAGACTGTGAAATAGAAAGAAAAGAGAAAAAATCTATTAAGAATATTTTTAAAGAAAAAGGAGAAGGTTACTTTAGAAAACTAGAGAAAGATTTATTAAAAGATATAATAAAATCTGATAAAAAAGTAGTTGCTACAGGAGGAGGACTTCCCATATATTCTAGCAATATGGATATATTAAATAAAGAGGGAATTACTATTTTTTTAGATGTACCCTTTGAAGAACTTTTAAGAAGAAATAAAAAAAATAATAAGAGACCTTTATTAGATAAAGAAAATAAATATGATAGATTAAAAGAAATATATAATTCTAGAATTCATATATATAATAAATGCAAAATTAAAGTAGAAAATTATAATATATCTGTCTATGAATTATGTATTAAGATATTAAAAGAAGTAAACAATTTTTAA
- a CDS encoding type II secretion system protein, with amino-acid sequence MFRSSKKGFSLIDVLCAITVFLILTTLALSIFSKSIKVKKYNNYYKESIYFIEAIKNTLIYYSTLEEINKIKERAPIVIARKDMNMDNVKNKSFLKTSGNSNLNYPYVVLNIEEKEDSFLISIKNYFNNNKEISMTFYRGKER; translated from the coding sequence ATGTTCAGGTCAAGTAAAAAAGGTTTTAGTCTAATAGATGTTTTATGTGCTATTACTGTATTTTTAATACTTACTACTTTAGCATTAAGCATATTTAGTAAAAGTATAAAGGTGAAAAAATATAACAATTATTATAAAGAATCTATATATTTTATAGAAGCAATTAAAAATACATTGATTTACTATAGTACCTTAGAGGAAATAAATAAAATTAAAGAGAGAGCTCCTATAGTTATAGCTAGAAAGGATATGAATATGGATAATGTGAAGAATAAGAGTTTTTTAAAAACTAGTGGGAATTCTAATTTAAATTATCCTTATGTGGTTTTAAACATTGAAGAAAAGGAAGATAGCTTTTTAATAAGTATAAAAAATTACTTTAATAATAACAAAGAAATAAGTATGACCTTTTATAGGGGAAAAGAAAGATGA
- a CDS encoding type II secretion system protein translates to MLFNKRKSGFTLIELIVVMGIISIVVINTNRKEFSSLINNIDYKMCNNEITNFINISKQHSREGMSLGNIYFSKSNNSLILYSNSKIIRQYNLPKGFKIRNINAQNNRIYINSKGLIQDACTFSYEDRKGKTHEISICVGTGHVQVK, encoded by the coding sequence ATGTTGTTCAATAAAAGAAAATCAGGATTTACTTTGATAGAGCTTATTGTTGTTATGGGTATTATTAGTATAGTTGTTATTAATACAAACAGAAAAGAATTTTCCAGCTTAATAAACAACATAGATTATAAAATGTGCAACAATGAAATAACAAATTTTATAAATATTTCAAAACAGCATTCTAGGGAAGGTATGAGTTTGGGAAATATATATTTTAGCAAAAGCAATAATAGCTTAATTTTATATTCAAATTCTAAAATTATAAGACAGTATAATTTACCAAAGGGATTCAAAATAAGGAATATAAATGCACAAAACAATAGAATATACATAAATTCTAAGGGGCTTATTCAAGATGCATGTACATTTAGTTATGAAGATAGGAAAGGAAAAACACATGAAATTAGTATATGTGTAGGTACTGGTCATGTTCAGGTCAAGTAA
- a CDS encoding type II secretion system protein, whose product MKSLFREKNKGFTLVELLVVMTIILILIGFMVPKIGGYRTKANKLKAENCAKQIYTAAMCSYGETNGKFNGDNLKETIKLLLGENTEENIIVGNVSDDEAIVTFTIDDKEYSMNINKDDYILGDK is encoded by the coding sequence ATGAAGAGTTTGTTTAGAGAAAAAAATAAGGGATTTACATTAGTAGAATTATTGGTAGTTATGACTATAATTCTTATATTAATTGGATTTATGGTTCCTAAAATAGGAGGATATAGAACAAAGGCTAATAAATTAAAAGCTGAAAACTGTGCTAAACAAATTTATACTGCAGCTATGTGTAGTTATGGAGAAACTAATGGTAAGTTTAATGGGGATAATTTAAAAGAAACTATAAAGTTACTGTTAGGAGAAAATACAGAAGAGAATATAATAGTGGGAAATGTAAGTGATGATGAAGCTATAGTAACTTTTACAATAGATGATAAAGAGTACTCTATGAATATTAATAAAGATGATTATATATTAGGAGATAAATAA
- a CDS encoding type II secretion system F family protein — translation MFFYKAKNLKGKYINGIYRGKELKKLRKELREKNFYLIYKKDIHVLEPLENNRLNLKERWLFCKQLKLLIASGIKVTEALGITKDFFKRKSIKNSIEEIRKKVYLGESISEAMMEFKDIYPNFLINMIKIGEDNGNLTEVLDKLELYYENQWDISNKIKEIIIYPMFLVVFSIIMCMFLSGFILPQFESILREFNETVPAFTKFIFNLFTFLKGNKIIILFCLTTSATIFLHKVKKNSVNIKYGILRRTPFLKDIYYKLQMYKILMCLWMSLKCGLNIDKALEETCLIVEDNKIVKDLNKIKFKITQGTSIFEAFQQCLSNLMSQDIIILIKTGEESGNLENILKDICNMTKREIIIKINSMVKLIEPVIIILISIHIGIVIIALFLPILGIMDGITNI, via the coding sequence ATGTTTTTTTATAAAGCCAAAAATTTAAAGGGAAAATATATTAATGGAATATACAGAGGAAAAGAACTTAAAAAATTAAGAAAAGAATTAAGAGAAAAAAACTTTTATTTAATATATAAAAAAGATATACACGTATTAGAGCCTCTGGAAAATAACAGATTAAATCTAAAAGAAAGATGGTTATTTTGCAAGCAGTTGAAATTACTTATAGCATCAGGTATAAAAGTAACAGAAGCACTGGGAATAACTAAAGATTTCTTTAAGAGAAAAAGCATAAAAAACAGCATAGAAGAAATAAGGAAAAAAGTTTATTTAGGAGAAAGTATAAGTGAAGCTATGATGGAATTTAAAGATATATATCCAAACTTCCTTATAAATATGATAAAGATTGGAGAAGATAATGGAAATTTAACAGAAGTTTTAGACAAATTAGAGCTATATTATGAAAATCAATGGGATATAAGTAATAAAATAAAAGAAATAATTATTTATCCAATGTTTTTAGTTGTATTTTCTATAATTATGTGTATGTTTTTATCTGGATTTATATTGCCGCAATTTGAGAGTATATTAAGAGAATTTAATGAGACAGTACCAGCTTTTACTAAATTTATTTTTAACTTATTTACATTTTTAAAAGGAAATAAAATTATAATATTATTTTGTTTAACTACTAGTGCAACCATATTTTTACATAAGGTAAAGAAGAATTCTGTAAATATAAAATATGGCATACTAAGAAGAACTCCATTTTTGAAAGACATATATTACAAATTACAAATGTATAAAATTTTAATGTGCTTATGGATGAGCTTAAAGTGCGGATTAAATATAGATAAGGCTCTAGAAGAAACTTGTTTAATCGTAGAAGACAATAAAATTGTAAAAGATTTAAATAAAATTAAATTTAAAATAACACAAGGAACATCTATTTTTGAAGCTTTCCAGCAATGTTTAAGTAATTTAATGAGCCAGGACATAATTATTTTGATAAAAACCGGAGAGGAAAGTGGAAATTTAGAAAATATATTAAAAGACATATGTAATATGACAAAAAGAGAAATTATTATAAAGATAAATTCTATGGTGAAATTAATAGAGCCTGTAATTATTATCTTAATTTCTATACATATAGGTATTGTAATAATAGCATTATTTTTACCTATATTAGGAATTATGGATGGAATAACAAATATATGA
- a CDS encoding GspE/PulE family protein — translation MSEIKYNFIVNQEAVDKIPLNISEKYFIFPYDIDNEFIYIMCSKKLLTYEEEEIKFISGRELKTYIEDSNYIKHCINKFYYKKEAMYITKILKENKNEYIQNADKSLKDEDSPGVKMLNYFLKEAISKRASDIHIEPFEDKAVVRFRIDGALHEFWNLSQQLYRQIKGRVKILSNMDIAEKKYPQDGKFKFNFYKKDIDIRVSTMPTLYDEKLVLRILYKSQELIKLKDLGFYGEAFYEIKKISKYSSGMILVTGPTGSGKTTTLYSIINEMDKKHRNIITIEEPVEYSMYGVNQINIREKIGMTFSNVLKYVLRQDPDVIMIGEIRDKDTAQMAIRASLTGHLVLASLHTKDPLSSIIRLMDMEVPDYLLMESLNAIISQRLVRKLCPFCREKFFYKAMSSEIYKKVGCEKCNYTGYLGRVLIYERVILDKYIKEMILKGCSMDRIRKYTLEKNKTNLEESALDLVRKGKTSIEELEKLNF, via the coding sequence ATGAGTGAAATAAAATATAATTTTATTGTAAATCAAGAAGCTGTTGATAAAATACCACTTAATATTTCAGAAAAGTACTTTATTTTTCCATATGATATAGACAATGAATTTATTTATATCATGTGTAGTAAAAAACTTTTAACCTATGAAGAGGAAGAAATAAAATTCATATCTGGAAGGGAATTAAAAACATATATAGAGGATTCAAATTATATAAAACATTGTATAAATAAGTTTTATTATAAAAAAGAAGCAATGTATATAACCAAGATATTAAAGGAGAACAAAAATGAATATATTCAAAACGCTGATAAATCGTTGAAAGATGAAGATTCCCCAGGAGTTAAAATGTTAAATTATTTTCTAAAAGAAGCCATATCTAAGAGAGCTAGTGATATACACATAGAACCCTTTGAAGACAAAGCTGTAGTTAGATTTAGAATAGATGGGGCGTTGCATGAATTTTGGAACTTATCACAACAATTATATAGGCAAATAAAAGGAAGGGTTAAAATACTTTCTAATATGGACATAGCAGAGAAAAAATATCCTCAAGATGGGAAATTTAAATTTAATTTTTATAAAAAAGATATAGATATAAGGGTATCTACTATGCCCACATTATATGATGAAAAACTAGTGTTAAGAATACTATATAAATCTCAGGAATTAATAAAATTAAAGGATTTAGGGTTTTATGGAGAAGCTTTTTATGAAATTAAGAAAATATCTAAGTACTCTAGCGGCATGATTTTGGTTACAGGACCTACAGGAAGTGGTAAAACCACTACATTGTACTCCATAATAAATGAGATGGATAAGAAACACAGAAATATTATAACCATAGAAGAACCTGTTGAGTACAGTATGTATGGAGTAAATCAAATTAATATAAGAGAAAAAATAGGTATGACTTTTAGCAATGTACTAAAATATGTCCTAAGGCAGGATCCCGATGTAATAATGATTGGAGAAATAAGAGATAAGGATACGGCTCAAATGGCCATAAGAGCCTCTTTAACAGGCCATTTAGTATTGGCATCTTTACATACAAAAGATCCATTGTCTTCCATTATAAGGCTAATGGATATGGAAGTGCCAGATTATCTTCTAATGGAGTCGCTAAATGCAATAATATCTCAAAGACTTGTAAGAAAATTATGTCCTTTTTGTAGGGAAAAGTTTTTCTATAAGGCTATGAGTAGTGAAATTTACAAAAAGGTTGGATGTGAAAAATGCAATTATACAGGATATTTAGGAAGAGTATTAATTTATGAAAGAGTTATTTTAGATAAATACATAAAGGAAATGATTCTAAAAGGTTGTAGTATGGATAGGATTAGAAAATATACCTTAGAAAAGAATAAAACTAATTTGGAAGAAAGTGCTTTGGATTTAGTAAGAAAAGGGAAAACTTCTATAGAAGAATTAGAAAAGCTTAACTTCTAA
- a CDS encoding hemerythrin domain-containing protein, which yields MEAIELMMEEHKNIKRMLKVVRAYSYKVLKGEEVDYNDFYKMIDFIRNYADKHHHCKEEDVLFEIIDRQFNMKNGPIMGMLIEHDQGRLFIRNLENALKELESGNEESKLDIIANAVSYADLLNRHIDKEDSTIYMFANRSLSKENKEELNKISFELEEKSKESGIQNKYLNILEELEKNI from the coding sequence ATGGAAGCTATAGAATTAATGATGGAAGAACATAAAAATATAAAAAGAATGCTAAAAGTTGTTAGGGCATATTCTTACAAAGTGTTAAAAGGCGAAGAAGTGGATTATAATGATTTTTATAAAATGATAGATTTTATTAGAAATTATGCAGATAAACATCATCATTGTAAAGAAGAAGATGTTTTATTTGAGATAATTGATAGACAATTTAATATGAAAAATGGTCCTATAATGGGAATGTTAATAGAACATGATCAAGGAAGACTTTTTATACGCAACCTAGAAAATGCACTAAAAGAATTAGAAAGTGGGAATGAAGAAAGTAAACTAGATATAATAGCTAACGCTGTAAGTTATGCAGATTTGTTAAATAGGCATATAGACAAAGAAGACAGTACTATATACATGTTTGCTAATAGATCCTTATCTAAAGAAAATAAAGAGGAATTAAATAAGATATCCTTTGAATTAGAAGAGAAATCAAAAGAAAGTGGAATCCAGAATAAATATTTAAATATATTAGAAGAATTAGAAAAAAACATATAA
- the uraA gene encoding uracil permease encodes MKNYVDIDEKLPIYKTIPLSLQHLFAMVGATILVPMLTGMSPSIALFCSGVGTLLYILCTKAKLPAYIGSSFAFIGPMTVASSAYGTSAMLSGVIAAGVVYALVALIISFTGTDWLNKLLPPIVVGSVVIVIGLGLAGVAINWAGLNTAFTVDSMSHVSRTAWIAVSMITLGTGVLGTMYFKGFLGVIPILIAMITGYVSALVLGVIPQEVLNRITQATFFQLPTFTKPSFNINSVILMAPVAFVTLAEHIGHVYVTNNVVGRDFTKDPGLHRSILGDGVATIFAGLVGGPPNTTYGENVGVMAITKVYSVWVIGGAAIIAIMLSFIGPVATIIETMPMPVMGGVSILLFGIIASSGFRVFVEDKVDFSKKRNLVIASVIIVLGIGGACIKLNLNGSEIEIAGVALATLAGIILNLILPAKSRTEEEEIDQTKDKKSLEKAI; translated from the coding sequence ATGAAAAATTATGTAGATATTGATGAAAAATTACCTATTTATAAGACCATACCTTTGAGTTTGCAACATTTATTTGCCATGGTAGGAGCTACTATTTTAGTGCCTATGTTAACAGGCATGAGTCCATCTATAGCATTGTTTTGTAGTGGTGTAGGAACTCTTTTATACATACTATGTACAAAGGCTAAATTACCAGCATATATAGGATCATCCTTTGCATTTATAGGACCTATGACTGTAGCATCTTCAGCTTATGGTACAAGTGCTATGTTATCTGGAGTAATTGCAGCGGGAGTTGTTTATGCACTAGTAGCATTAATAATAAGTTTTACAGGCACAGATTGGTTAAATAAATTGCTTCCACCAATAGTAGTAGGCTCTGTTGTAATAGTTATTGGATTAGGTCTAGCAGGTGTTGCAATAAACTGGGCAGGATTAAACACTGCATTTACAGTAGATTCTATGAGCCACGTTTCAAGGACAGCTTGGATAGCGGTATCCATGATAACTTTAGGAACTGGAGTTTTAGGAACTATGTATTTTAAAGGTTTCTTAGGAGTAATACCTATATTAATTGCCATGATTACAGGTTATGTATCTGCTTTAGTTTTAGGAGTAATACCACAAGAGGTTTTAAATAGAATAACACAGGCAACTTTCTTTCAACTACCAACTTTCACAAAACCAAGTTTTAATATAAATTCAGTAATACTTATGGCTCCAGTAGCTTTTGTAACTTTAGCTGAACATATAGGACATGTTTATGTAACTAATAATGTAGTTGGAAGAGATTTTACTAAAGATCCAGGCCTTCATAGATCAATACTTGGAGATGGTGTAGCTACAATATTTGCAGGCCTTGTAGGAGGACCTCCAAATACAACTTATGGTGAAAATGTAGGTGTTATGGCTATAACAAAGGTATATAGTGTATGGGTAATAGGAGGAGCTGCAATAATTGCTATAATGTTATCTTTCATAGGACCTGTGGCCACAATAATTGAAACTATGCCAATGCCAGTAATGGGAGGAGTAAGCATACTTCTATTTGGAATAATAGCTTCATCAGGATTTAGGGTTTTTGTAGAAGATAAAGTTGATTTTAGTAAAAAAAGAAATTTAGTTATAGCTTCAGTTATAATAGTTTTGGGAATAGGTGGAGCTTGTATAAAATTAAATCTAAATGGTTCAGAAATAGAAATTGCAGGAGTTGCACTAGCAACTTTAGCAGGAATAATACTAAACCTTATACTACCAGCTAAGAGTAGAACGGAAGAAGAGGAAATAGATCAGACAAAAGATAAAAAAAGTTTAGAAAAAGCTATTTAA
- the pyrR gene encoding bifunctional pyr operon transcriptional regulator/uracil phosphoribosyltransferase PyrR yields MKLKASILDDKSMKRALVRIAHEIIEKNKDVEDLVIVGIKRRGYPLAKRIAENIQKIEGKSIPVGSVDITLYRDDLSKKYDQPKIQDENIAVDVENKKVIIVDDVIYTGRTVRAAIDAIFHNGRPKMIQLAVVVDRGHRELPIRADYVGKNIPTSKNELVSVEVEELDGVDAVKIFE; encoded by the coding sequence TTGAAATTAAAAGCTTCTATATTAGATGATAAATCTATGAAAAGGGCTTTAGTTCGTATAGCACATGAAATAATAGAAAAAAATAAAGATGTAGAGGATTTAGTTATAGTAGGAATAAAAAGAAGAGGATACCCTCTTGCTAAAAGAATAGCTGAAAACATTCAAAAGATTGAAGGAAAATCCATACCAGTAGGCAGTGTAGATATAACCCTATATAGAGATGATTTAAGTAAAAAATATGATCAACCTAAAATTCAAGATGAAAATATAGCTGTGGATGTGGAAAATAAGAAAGTTATAATAGTTGATGATGTTATATATACAGGGAGAACAGTAAGAGCAGCTATAGATGCTATATTCCACAATGGAAGACCTAAAATGATACAATTAGCGGTAGTTGTGGATAGAGGACATAGGGAACTGCCAATAAGGGCAGATTATGTTGGCAAAAATATACCTACATCTAAAAATGAATTGGTTTCTGTAGAAGTAGAAGAACTTGACGGAGTAGATGCAGTTAAGATATTTGAGTAA
- a CDS encoding RluA family pseudouridine synthase: MKIAEFLVEEEFENVRLDLFIVENLKDKSRSFVKKLSDDKGLLVNGEAKKVNYKVKCGDKVKVLLPKEEEFHLEKQHMDLDILYEDKDIIVVNKPQGMVVHPAVGNTKGTLVNGLLAHCESLSNINGEERPGIVHRIDKDTSGILVVAKTNIAHEHLAKQLKDHSMLRVYMALTEGVIKEDLGTINKALGRNPSDRIKFAVVENGKRAVTHYNVLKRYNNNSLIECRLETGRTHQIRVHMSYIGHPIVGDPVYGYKRQKFKLQGQMLHAKKLGFIHPIKGEYMEFDSDLPEYFKKILEILEKQLK, translated from the coding sequence ATGAAGATAGCAGAATTTTTAGTTGAGGAAGAATTTGAAAATGTTAGATTAGATTTATTTATTGTAGAAAATTTAAAAGATAAATCTAGATCCTTTGTAAAAAAACTATCAGATGACAAAGGTTTATTGGTAAACGGTGAAGCAAAAAAAGTAAATTATAAGGTTAAATGTGGTGACAAGGTAAAGGTATTATTGCCAAAAGAAGAAGAATTTCATTTAGAAAAACAACATATGGATTTGGATATATTATATGAAGATAAAGATATAATAGTTGTAAATAAACCTCAGGGAATGGTTGTTCATCCTGCAGTTGGCAATACAAAAGGCACTTTGGTAAATGGGTTATTGGCCCATTGTGAGAGTTTATCAAATATAAATGGAGAAGAAAGACCAGGCATAGTACATAGAATAGATAAGGATACTTCAGGAATTTTAGTTGTAGCTAAAACAAATATAGCACATGAGCATTTAGCAAAACAGCTAAAAGATCATTCAATGCTTAGGGTATATATGGCATTAACAGAAGGTGTAATTAAAGAGGATTTAGGTACTATAAATAAAGCTTTGGGAAGAAATCCATCAGATAGAATAAAGTTTGCTGTAGTAGAGAATGGGAAAAGAGCTGTAACACATTATAATGTATTAAAAAGATATAATAATAATTCCCTAATTGAATGTAGGCTTGAAACGGGAAGAACTCATCAAATAAGGGTACATATGAGCTATATTGGACATCCTATTGTAGGAGATCCAGTATATGGATATAAGAGGCAAAAATTTAAATTACAAGGGCAAATGCTCCATGCTAAAAAATTAGGCTTTATTCATCCAATTAAGGGAGAATATATGGAATTTGACAGCGATCTACCAGAGTATTTTAAAAAAATACTAGAAATTTTAGAAAAACAGTTGAAATAA
- the lspA gene encoding signal peptidase II has product MNIVIIVLGIILDRVTKLWAIKRLSKGRDIVVIKDFFSFSYLENRGAAFGIFKDKQFFLISITAVAILLMMFYLFSNKTHPKILKISLSLIISGAIGNLIDRIKYRYVVDFIFFHYKDKYHFPIFNIADVLVSLGTILLIIFIIKEDGYEDSRIFS; this is encoded by the coding sequence ATGAATATTGTTATAATTGTATTAGGTATAATTTTGGATAGAGTAACCAAATTGTGGGCCATAAAAAGACTTTCTAAAGGAAGGGATATAGTAGTTATAAAAGATTTTTTTAGTTTTTCTTATTTAGAAAATAGAGGGGCAGCTTTTGGTATTTTTAAAGACAAACAGTTTTTTTTAATATCCATAACGGCAGTAGCTATTTTACTTATGATGTTTTATCTTTTTAGTAACAAGACTCATCCCAAAATATTAAAAATAAGTCTTTCTTTAATAATAAGTGGAGCCATTGGAAATTTAATAGATAGAATTAAATACAGATATGTAGTAGATTTTATATTTTTTCATTATAAAGATAAATATCATTTCCCTATTTTTAACATAGCAGATGTATTAGTAAGTTTAGGTACAATATTATTAATTATTTTCATTATAAAGGAAGATGGATATGAAGATAGCAGAATTTTTAGTTGA
- a CDS encoding TraR/DksA C4-type zinc finger protein: protein MDKDRLQYFKNRLLKEKKEIIETMDLMKKADTINSNEEFSQELSFYDNHPSDTASELFDKERGLAFKGNEINILNKIETSLESINEGKYGICKNCGKKINEDRLEFIPYAENCIECQKELNSAVNFNKDKRGFHPKNRSIEEEALLSNWRKYGNDRYSFDREEAYESVSRVNKRDYMQDDLLLDGDEDEEEGFVEKIEKISNQQYKNSIE, encoded by the coding sequence ATGGATAAAGATAGGCTACAATATTTTAAAAATAGACTGTTAAAAGAGAAAAAAGAGATTATAGAAACAATGGATTTAATGAAAAAAGCAGATACTATAAATTCTAATGAAGAGTTTTCTCAAGAATTATCTTTCTATGATAACCATCCTTCTGATACGGCGTCAGAGCTATTTGATAAAGAGAGAGGATTAGCCTTTAAAGGAAATGAAATTAATATATTAAATAAAATAGAAACATCATTAGAAAGTATTAATGAAGGCAAATATGGAATTTGTAAAAACTGTGGTAAAAAAATAAATGAAGATAGGCTAGAATTTATTCCATATGCTGAAAATTGCATAGAATGTCAAAAGGAACTTAATTCTGCAGTAAATTTTAATAAAGATAAAAGAGGATTTCATCCTAAAAACAGATCAATAGAAGAGGAAGCATTACTTTCAAATTGGAGAAAATATGGAAATGATAGATACTCTTTTGATAGAGAGGAAGCTTATGAAAGTGTAAGCCGAGTGAACAAAAGAGATTATATGCAAGATGATCTTTTATTGGATGGAGATGAAGATGAAGAAGAGGGATTTGTAGAAAAAATAGAAAAAATAAGTAATCAACAATATAAAAATAGTATAGAGTAA
- the aroF gene encoding 3-deoxy-7-phosphoheptulonate synthase: protein MENLLVDLKTGDKIKVKVGNLVFGEDEKIIISGPCSVEEFETMRNIAKILKEKGVHMLRGGAFKPRTSPYDFQGLGFEGFKILKDIREEFNTPVVSEVLDTRHVEKALDYIDMIQIGSRNMYNYSLLKEVGKTNKPILLKRGMSATLKEWLNAAEYIMAEGNNNVVLCERGIRTFENYTRNTLDLNSVAIIKEKYRLPVIVDPSHGTGIRSIVPIMSMAAIAAGADGIMIESHINPEESISDSDETVSLETVGNIVDNIKKGRLF, encoded by the coding sequence ATGGAAAATCTATTAGTAGATTTAAAAACAGGAGATAAAATAAAAGTAAAAGTAGGAAATCTAGTTTTTGGAGAAGATGAAAAGATAATTATATCTGGTCCTTGTTCTGTAGAAGAGTTTGAAACCATGAGAAACATTGCTAAAATCTTAAAGGAAAAAGGGGTACATATGTTAAGAGGAGGGGCTTTTAAACCAAGAACCTCTCCTTATGATTTTCAAGGTTTAGGCTTTGAAGGCTTTAAAATATTAAAAGATATAAGAGAAGAATTTAATACGCCTGTAGTGTCTGAAGTATTGGATACTAGACATGTGGAAAAAGCCTTAGATTATATTGATATGATACAAATAGGTTCTAGAAATATGTACAATTATAGTTTATTAAAAGAAGTTGGAAAGACAAATAAACCAATTCTTTTAAAAAGAGGAATGAGTGCCACTTTAAAAGAATGGTTAAATGCAGCAGAATATATAATGGCAGAAGGAAATAACAATGTGGTACTTTGTGAAAGAGGCATTAGAACCTTTGAAAATTATACCCGAAATACTTTAGATTTAAACAGTGTTGCCATAATAAAGGAAAAATATAGATTACCTGTTATAGTAGATCCCAGCCATGGAACAGGTATTAGAAGTATAGTTCCTATTATGAGTATGGCAGCTATTGCAGCAGGAGCAGATGGTATTATGATAGAGAGTCATATTAATCCAGAAGAATCCATATCTGATTCAGATGAAACGGTATCCTTAGAGACTGTTGGAAATATAGTAGATAATATAAAAAAAGGAAGATTATTTTAA